The following proteins are encoded in a genomic region of Arachis stenosperma cultivar V10309 chromosome 4, arast.V10309.gnm1.PFL2, whole genome shotgun sequence:
- the LOC130973619 gene encoding uncharacterized protein LOC130973619 codes for MTRGNQREKDRERAQARAGSKAKQGKSDGLTPEQRRERDAKALQEKAAKKAAGQDAGGNNAGGSGNKK; via the exons ATGACTC GCGGTAACCAGAGGGAAAAGGATCGTGAAAGGGCTCAGGCCAGAGCCGGTTCAAAAGCAAAGCAGGGAAAGAGTGATGGGTTGACCCCTGAGCAACGCAGGGAAAG AGATGCAAAGGCGCTGCAGGAGAAGGCAGCTAAGAAAGCCGCAGGTCAGGATGCAGGAGGGAACAATGCAGGCGGCAGTGGAAACAAAAAATAG